The proteins below are encoded in one region of Sphingobium sp. CR2-8:
- a CDS encoding ABC transporter permease codes for MAGAPSRSGMQAALSLIARRFASSLLTLLLVSVTIFVIAQLLPGDAAQEALGQSATPQQVAALRHEMGLDRPAYVRYASWLTGMVSGDPGQSMVANMPVAEVISSRLPNSLLLAALTALVAVPVALAIGIGSAMNRGGRIDRALNIATLSMVAVPEFLVATIAVLLFSVKLRWLPSIALVSDDMAWGDYLPGVAMPILTLSVIVIAQMARMTRAAVIDQMDRPYVEMAVLKGVAPVQVVLRHIMPNAIAPIVNAVALSLSYLLGGAVIVETIFNYPGLASLMVNAVTSRDMPLLQACAMIFCAAYLLLMLIADVTAILANPRLRAQ; via the coding sequence ATGGCGGGCGCGCCGTCCCGCAGCGGCATGCAGGCCGCGCTGAGCCTGATCGCCAGACGTTTCGCGTCGTCTTTGCTCACATTGCTGCTGGTGTCGGTGACGATCTTCGTCATCGCGCAATTGCTGCCCGGCGACGCGGCGCAGGAAGCGCTGGGGCAAAGCGCCACACCGCAACAGGTCGCGGCGCTGCGTCATGAGATGGGCCTCGATCGCCCGGCCTATGTCCGCTACGCTAGTTGGCTCACCGGCATGGTGAGCGGCGATCCGGGCCAGTCGATGGTCGCCAACATGCCGGTGGCGGAGGTGATTTCCAGCCGCCTGCCCAACAGCCTGCTGCTGGCGGCGCTGACCGCACTGGTGGCGGTGCCGGTGGCGCTGGCGATCGGCATCGGATCGGCGATGAACCGAGGTGGTCGGATCGACCGGGCGCTCAATATCGCCACCCTGTCCATGGTCGCGGTGCCCGAATTTCTGGTCGCGACGATCGCGGTGCTGCTCTTTTCGGTGAAGCTGCGCTGGCTGCCGTCCATCGCCCTGGTGTCGGACGATATGGCATGGGGGGATTATCTGCCCGGCGTGGCGATGCCGATCCTGACGCTGAGCGTCATCGTGATCGCCCAGATGGCGCGGATGACGCGCGCAGCGGTGATCGACCAGATGGACCGGCCCTATGTCGAAATGGCGGTGCTGAAAGGCGTGGCGCCGGTGCAGGTCGTGCTGCGCCACATCATGCCCAACGCGATCGCGCCGATCGTCAACGCCGTGGCGCTGAGCCTGTCCTACCTGCTGGGCGGCGCGGTGATCGTGGAGACGATCTTCAACTATCCCGGCCTCGCCAGCCTGATGGTCAATGCCGTCACCAGCCGCGACATGCCGTTGTTGCAGGCCTGCGCGATGATATTTTGCGCCGCCTACCTCCTGCTGATGCTGATCGCGGATGTCACGGCGATCCTCGCCAACCCCAGGCTGCGCGCGCAATGA
- a CDS encoding ABC transporter substrate-binding protein, with the protein MDGQPPFSRREMIGAGLGLGAGLLLPDGAWAASQPRRGGRIRVASLSSSTADTLDPAKGALSTDYVRHHMFYSGLTEMDRHLVARPALAERIESSDQTVWHVRLRKGVTFHDGASLTAQDVVWSLLRHKDAATGSKMAPIAEQFAQVKAAGNRDVVITLIGPNADLPAILAQSHFLILKAGTRDFSIANGTGPYICAQFRPGVRTLARRNPHYWKPGKPYLDEIELIGIPDEVSRVNALLSGDVHLVIAVNPRSTKRIMASRGHALLETQSGLYTNLIMQQRQLPTGNPHFVAAMKYLIDRPLIKRALYRGYATIANDQPIPPFHPYYRADLPQRSLDLDKAKWHLQRAGLTGVRLPIYASPAADGSVDMASILQEYGSRVGLKLAVNRVPADGYWSTHWMKHPLGFGNTNPRPTADLLFSLFYKSDAAWNESGWKNPRFDRLLLEARGEADQARRKQLYGEMQGLVRDHCGVGIPVFISLIDGYDRRLKGLYPVSLGGLMGYQFAEHVWWEG; encoded by the coding sequence ATGGATGGACAGCCGCCCTTTTCCCGGCGCGAGATGATCGGTGCGGGGCTTGGCCTGGGCGCGGGGCTGCTGCTGCCCGATGGCGCGTGGGCGGCCAGCCAGCCGCGCCGGGGCGGACGCATCCGCGTCGCCAGCCTGTCCAGCTCGACCGCCGATACGCTGGACCCGGCCAAGGGTGCGCTGTCGACCGACTATGTGCGCCATCATATGTTCTATAGCGGCCTGACCGAGATGGACCGGCATCTGGTCGCCCGCCCCGCGCTGGCCGAGCGGATCGAGAGCAGCGACCAGACCGTGTGGCATGTGCGCCTGCGCAAGGGCGTCACCTTTCACGACGGCGCGAGCCTGACCGCGCAGGACGTCGTCTGGTCGCTGCTGCGACACAAGGATGCGGCGACGGGATCGAAGATGGCGCCGATCGCCGAACAGTTCGCGCAGGTGAAGGCGGCGGGGAACCGGGATGTCGTCATCACGCTGATCGGTCCCAATGCCGATCTGCCCGCGATTCTGGCCCAGTCGCATTTCCTGATCCTCAAGGCGGGGACGCGCGATTTCAGCATCGCGAACGGCACCGGTCCCTATATATGTGCGCAGTTCCGGCCCGGCGTCCGCACGCTGGCGCGGCGCAACCCCCATTATTGGAAGCCGGGCAAACCCTATCTGGACGAGATCGAGCTGATCGGCATTCCCGACGAGGTCAGCCGGGTCAATGCGCTATTGTCGGGGGACGTCCATCTGGTGATCGCGGTCAATCCGCGATCGACCAAGCGCATCATGGCGTCGCGCGGCCATGCGCTGCTGGAAACCCAGTCGGGCCTCTACACCAATCTCATCATGCAGCAGCGCCAATTGCCGACCGGCAATCCGCATTTCGTGGCGGCAATGAAATATCTGATCGACCGGCCGCTCATCAAGCGGGCGCTGTATCGTGGCTATGCGACGATCGCCAACGACCAGCCGATCCCGCCCTTCCACCCCTACTATCGCGCCGATCTGCCGCAGCGGTCGCTCGACCTGGACAAGGCGAAATGGCATTTGCAGCGCGCGGGGCTGACCGGCGTGCGCCTGCCGATCTATGCGTCGCCCGCCGCCGACGGATCGGTCGACATGGCGTCGATATTGCAGGAATATGGGTCGCGCGTGGGGTTGAAGCTGGCGGTCAACCGGGTACCGGCGGACGGATACTGGTCGACCCACTGGATGAAGCATCCGCTGGGCTTCGGCAACACCAACCCACGGCCGACCGCCGACCTGCTGTTCAGCCTGTTCTACAAATCGGACGCGGCCTGGAACGAGAGCGGATGGAAGAATCCGCGTTTCGACCGGCTGCTGCTGGAGGCGCGGGGCGAGGCCGACCAGGCGCGGCGCAAACAGCTTTATGGCGAGATGCAGGGGCTGGTCCGCGACCATTGCGGGGTCGGCATCCCGGTGTTCATCAGCCTGATCGACGGCTATGACCGGCGGTTGAAGGGGCTGTATCCCGTGTCGCTGGGCGGCCTGATGGGCTATCAGTTCGCGGAGCATGTCTGGTGGGAAGGCTGA